A stretch of Coxiella endosymbiont of Amblyomma sculptum DNA encodes these proteins:
- the acpP gene encoding acyl carrier protein: MATVEERVRKIIVEQLGVKEEEVTNESSFVDDLGADSLDTVELVMALEEQFDTEIPDEEAEKLTTVQQAIDYIKSHSSNESIA; this comes from the coding sequence ATGGCGACAGTTGAAGAACGAGTTAGAAAGATTATCGTTGAACAATTGGGAGTGAAGGAAGAGGAAGTGACCAATGAATCTTCGTTTGTAGATGATCTTGGGGCCGATTCTCTGGATACAGTTGAATTGGTAATGGCGTTAGAAGAACAATTCGATACTGAAATTCCTGACGAAGAGGCAGAGAAACTTACGACTGTTCAACAAGCGATTGATTATATTAAATCGCACTCCTCAAATGAATCCATTGCTTGA
- a CDS encoding beta-ketoacyl-ACP reductase, which produces MSFKRKVVLVTGASRGIGLAIVKKLSLRKNIIILGTATSEDTASKVTHFLSEKNVQGRGYVLDVCDQKSIPLVLSRMREDFGPPHILINNAGIIRDSIILRMKYKDWKSVIETNLYGVFYLIKSCLKPMIKNHWGRIINITSVSAVMGNIGQANYVAAKSGLIGLTKVVAMEYATYGITANCVAPGFIKTEMTKKLSKKQKQFIFSRIPMQRMGLPKEIANAVVYLASEKSGYITGETLHINGGMCMV; this is translated from the coding sequence ATGTCCTTTAAAAGGAAAGTTGTATTGGTTACAGGTGCATCTCGTGGAATTGGATTAGCTATTGTCAAAAAGTTGAGTCTTCGAAAGAATATTATTATTCTTGGAACCGCTACTTCTGAAGACACTGCTTCTAAAGTTACTCATTTTTTATCTGAAAAAAATGTTCAAGGAAGAGGGTATGTTTTGGATGTTTGTGATCAAAAATCCATACCACTTGTCTTGTCTCGGATGCGAGAAGATTTTGGTCCTCCGCATATTCTAATCAATAACGCTGGAATCATTCGCGATAGTATTATACTACGTATGAAGTACAAAGATTGGAAGTCTGTTATCGAAACCAATTTATATGGTGTTTTTTATTTGATCAAATCTTGCCTAAAGCCAATGATTAAAAATCACTGGGGTCGAATTATAAATATCACTTCTGTGTCGGCAGTTATGGGGAATATAGGACAAGCAAACTATGTAGCTGCTAAATCTGGTCTTATTGGACTTACAAAAGTTGTTGCTATGGAATACGCTACTTACGGTATTACCGCGAATTGCGTTGCTCCTGGATTTATTAAAACAGAAATGACAAAAAAATTATCAAAAAAACAAAAACAGTTTATTTTTTCTCGGATTCCAATGCAACGTATGGGGCTTCCGAAAGAAATTGCCAACGCCGTAGTTTATCTGGCTTCTGAAAAATCCGGATATATAACAGGAGAAACATTGCATATTAACGGTGGAATGTGTATGGTATAG
- the fabD gene encoding ACP S-malonyltransferase, which yields MPQPFALIFPGQGSQHLGMLRELAKEQVVVRETFCEASSALGYDLWLLTQTGPREKLDQTQYTQPALLAAGVAVFRCWEILGGPLPKVMAGHSLGEYTALVCAEALQFTDAIRLVKNRGRYMQEAVPIEEGAMGVIIGLSELQIRAICKESSQNSVVSPANLNSPVQIVISGEVSAVNRALVSARIQGAKIAKRIPVSVPSHSSLMNPAAKRFSYDLAKTSITSPKIPVIHNVDTSEHYRIEAIRHALIKQLVSPVRWVETIQKMVRQGIKFFGECGVGHTLLDLNKRIECQSKTFPLTVTKLILSAIKLVK from the coding sequence ATGCCTCAACCATTTGCTTTAATATTTCCTGGACAAGGGTCTCAGCATCTTGGAATGCTCAGAGAACTGGCAAAAGAACAAGTTGTCGTTAGAGAAACGTTTTGTGAAGCATCTTCTGCTTTAGGATACGATTTGTGGTTGTTGACTCAAACAGGACCTAGAGAAAAATTGGATCAAACTCAATACACACAACCAGCTCTTCTAGCGGCGGGCGTAGCTGTTTTTCGATGTTGGGAAATTCTAGGTGGTCCTCTACCTAAAGTTATGGCGGGACATAGTTTAGGAGAATATACAGCCTTAGTTTGTGCGGAAGCGTTACAATTTACAGATGCTATTCGACTAGTAAAAAATAGGGGACGCTATATGCAAGAAGCAGTACCTATCGAAGAAGGAGCGATGGGAGTTATTATTGGATTGAGCGAATTGCAAATTAGAGCGATCTGTAAAGAATCGTCTCAAAATTCGGTGGTTTCCCCCGCTAATCTGAATTCTCCTGTTCAAATTGTAATATCGGGAGAAGTATCAGCAGTGAATCGTGCTCTTGTATCAGCTCGAATTCAGGGCGCCAAAATTGCCAAACGTATTCCCGTTAGTGTTCCCTCTCATTCTTCTTTAATGAATCCGGCAGCCAAACGCTTTTCGTATGATTTAGCCAAGACAAGTATAACCTCGCCGAAGATTCCTGTAATTCATAATGTAGATACATCAGAACATTACAGAATTGAAGCGATTCGTCACGCTCTGATTAAACAACTTGTTAGTCCTGTACGATGGGTAGAAACCATACAGAAAATGGTAAGACAAGGTATAAAGTTTTTTGGAGAGTGTGGGGTGGGTCACACATTATTGGACTTAAATAAGCGTATCGAATGTCAAAGCAAAACATTTCCGCTTACAGTTACAAAACTAATTTTATCCGCTATTAAACTCGTAAAATAG
- a CDS encoding beta-ketoacyl-ACP synthase III, whose protein sequence is MYSRIQGIGSYVPEKILRNSDLERMVETSDEWIVRRVGVRERHIINESHDSTTTMAVDASKRAIEMSGINPSTIDMVIVGTTTAEYYFPSTACLVQKYLHLRNDISAFDLNAACAGFVYGLSIADQYIRTGNAKTVLIIGVDSLTKIVNWKDRSTCILFGDGAGAVILKANKEPGFLKTVLHANGNYADLITSKNPIWWDHKLDEFLLRMRGSEVFKVAVTKLGEIIDETVKKSGLRKSDIDWLVPHQANMRIIQAMAKRLDLPLERVILTIEKHGNTSAASIPLALDTAIRSGKIKRGETLLLEALGAGLAWGAVLLKY, encoded by the coding sequence ATGTACTCGCGCATTCAAGGAATCGGTAGTTATGTTCCAGAGAAAATTCTCAGAAATTCGGATTTAGAACGTATGGTGGAAACTTCAGACGAATGGATAGTGAGGCGAGTTGGAGTGAGGGAACGACATATCATTAATGAAAGCCATGATAGTACCACTACAATGGCAGTTGATGCTTCTAAGCGTGCGATAGAGATGTCTGGAATTAATCCTTCCACTATTGATATGGTTATTGTAGGAACTACTACAGCAGAGTATTACTTTCCAAGTACAGCTTGTTTGGTCCAAAAGTACTTACATTTAAGGAACGACATTTCAGCATTTGATTTAAACGCAGCATGCGCAGGATTTGTATATGGGCTAAGCATCGCAGATCAGTACATTCGTACGGGTAATGCCAAAACTGTCTTAATTATTGGAGTAGATTCGTTAACAAAAATAGTAAATTGGAAAGATCGCAGTACATGTATCTTATTTGGAGATGGAGCAGGAGCTGTAATCTTAAAAGCTAATAAGGAACCGGGGTTTCTAAAAACCGTCTTACACGCCAACGGAAATTATGCAGACTTAATTACTTCTAAAAATCCTATATGGTGGGATCACAAACTGGATGAATTTTTATTACGGATGAGAGGTAGCGAAGTTTTTAAAGTAGCTGTAACTAAATTAGGAGAAATCATTGACGAGACTGTAAAAAAGAGTGGACTCAGAAAATCGGATATCGATTGGCTAGTACCCCACCAAGCGAATATGCGAATCATTCAAGCAATGGCTAAACGCCTCGATTTGCCTCTAGAAAGAGTTATTCTAACTATCGAGAAACATGGAAATACTTCCGCCGCTTCTATTCCTTTAGCTTTAGATACTGCAATTCGGTCTGGCAAGATAAAACGAGGAGAAACGTTGTTATTGGAAGCTTTAGGAGCAGGATTAGCGTGGGGAGCTGTTTTATTAAAATACTAA
- the plsX gene encoding phosphate acyltransferase PlsX, with protein MKTIALDAMGGDFGPKVVVPAALSILKKYPNVNLILVGKEEQLRPLVEEDRSEIRDRWKIVHTTEEVTMKDTPSQSLRVKKNSSMRIAINLVKEGRAQACVSAGNTGALMVTARYVLKTLPGIDRPAIIASFPTKDTQEVRVLDLGANVDSAPKNLYQFAVMGSILVAASENIPNPKIGLLNIGEEETKGNELVKKTNELFERSKAINYIGYVEGDSIFDNIANVVVCDGFVGNIVLKATEGIVKLITQYARSAFKEAWWTKLAVFPAIPIFKRLVQQIDPERYNGATFLGLNAIVIKSHGSANVRGFFSAVEEAIFEIDKNIPKLIKEKVGSVLKECRK; from the coding sequence GTGAAAACAATCGCGTTGGATGCTATGGGAGGGGATTTTGGACCCAAGGTTGTTGTGCCCGCTGCGTTGTCAATTCTTAAGAAATATCCGAATGTAAATCTAATTTTAGTAGGTAAAGAAGAGCAATTGCGTCCTTTAGTAGAAGAAGATAGAAGCGAAATAAGAGATCGATGGAAAATTGTACACACTACCGAAGAGGTAACAATGAAAGATACCCCTTCTCAGTCCCTTCGAGTAAAAAAAAATTCTTCAATGCGTATAGCCATAAATTTGGTGAAGGAAGGTCGAGCACAAGCTTGCGTTAGTGCTGGAAATACTGGAGCTCTGATGGTAACCGCCCGATATGTTCTAAAAACTTTACCCGGTATTGATCGACCTGCTATCATTGCTTCTTTTCCCACTAAAGATACCCAGGAAGTTCGAGTTCTAGATTTAGGTGCTAATGTTGATTCCGCTCCCAAAAATTTATATCAATTTGCCGTAATGGGATCAATTTTAGTAGCAGCTTCCGAAAACATCCCAAATCCAAAGATAGGATTATTAAATATAGGTGAAGAAGAGACTAAAGGTAATGAATTAGTAAAAAAAACCAATGAACTTTTTGAGAGGAGCAAAGCAATTAATTATATTGGATATGTAGAAGGTGATTCCATCTTTGATAACATTGCCAATGTAGTGGTCTGTGACGGATTTGTAGGGAATATTGTATTGAAAGCTACGGAAGGAATAGTAAAATTAATTACTCAATATGCCCGATCGGCTTTTAAAGAAGCCTGGTGGACTAAATTAGCAGTATTTCCCGCTATCCCTATTTTCAAACGTTTAGTACAACAAATAGATCCAGAACGTTATAATGGAGCAACTTTTTTAGGTTTAAATGCGATTGTGATTAAAAGTCATGGAAGTGCTAACGTTCGCGGTTTCTTTTCGGCTGTGGAAGAAGCCATTTTTGAGATTGACAAAAACATTCCGAAACTCATTAAAGAAAAAGTCGGCAGTGTCCTTAAGGAGTGTAGAAAATAA
- the rpmF gene encoding 50S ribosomal protein L32, whose product MAVQKRRKTRSKRGMRRSHDILRASVLSKNSLTGEIHLRHHISPKGHYKNSKIIISKNEDKEKYQ is encoded by the coding sequence ATGGCAGTACAAAAAAGACGAAAAACTCGTTCGAAGCGTGGTATGCGGCGATCGCATGATATTTTGCGAGCATCTGTGTTGTCCAAAAATTCTTTGACTGGTGAAATACATTTGCGACACCACATTAGCCCAAAAGGACACTACAAAAACTCTAAAATTATCATTTCAAAAAACGAAGACAAAGAGAAATATCAATAA
- the metK gene encoding methionine adenosyltransferase, with amino-acid sequence MVYTSSFTSESVSEGHPDKIADQISDAVLDALISQDPYSRVACETVVKSGMVFVAGEITTSAWADVEQIARNTVLQIGYDDPRIGFDGETCAVLSAIGRQSSEIALGVDGREDLEWGAGDQGLMFGYASTETDVLMPAPITYAHRLVRRQAKLRKEGILSWLRPDAKSQVTLRYKNGIPIAIDCVVLSTQHSPDIPQKDLQEAVIEEIIKPTIPKNWICKETRFLVNSTGRFVIGGPVGDCGLTGRKIIVDTYGGVARHGGGCFSGKDPSKVDRSATYAARYVAKNIVAAGLADRCEVQVSYAIGIAEPTSISVETFGTAKIDEMRIQRLILEFFDLRPGRIIQELRLLRPIYKATATYGHFGREEPDFTWEKTDKAAVLREAAGLFSDVV; translated from the coding sequence ATGGTGTACACAAGTTCATTTACTTCAGAATCTGTCTCTGAAGGGCATCCTGATAAAATAGCCGATCAGATTTCTGATGCTGTTTTGGATGCTCTTATCAGTCAAGATCCCTATTCTCGGGTGGCATGTGAGACTGTTGTAAAATCCGGTATGGTTTTTGTCGCTGGAGAAATTACTACTAGTGCTTGGGCTGACGTAGAGCAAATTGCTCGCAATACAGTTTTGCAAATCGGTTACGATGATCCTCGTATTGGTTTTGATGGAGAGACCTGCGCTGTGCTGTCGGCTATTGGTAGACAATCTTCCGAGATAGCGTTAGGTGTCGACGGACGTGAAGATCTAGAATGGGGGGCAGGAGATCAAGGTTTGATGTTCGGATATGCTTCTACGGAAACCGATGTACTTATGCCAGCTCCTATTACCTATGCACACCGACTGGTTCGAAGACAAGCGAAGTTGAGAAAAGAGGGAATTCTTTCCTGGCTACGTCCAGACGCCAAATCGCAAGTTACACTTCGTTATAAAAACGGAATTCCAATAGCGATAGATTGTGTTGTTCTCTCTACACAACACAGTCCAGATATTCCTCAAAAAGATTTACAAGAGGCTGTTATTGAGGAAATTATTAAACCTACCATTCCTAAAAATTGGATTTGTAAGGAAACTCGATTTTTAGTAAATTCTACTGGACGCTTTGTTATTGGTGGGCCCGTAGGTGATTGCGGACTAACAGGACGAAAAATTATTGTCGATACTTACGGGGGGGTAGCTCGTCATGGCGGAGGATGTTTTTCAGGAAAAGATCCTTCGAAAGTAGATCGTTCAGCTACTTACGCGGCTCGTTATGTTGCTAAAAATATAGTAGCCGCTGGATTAGCAGATCGCTGTGAAGTCCAAGTTTCTTACGCAATAGGCATTGCTGAGCCTACTTCAATCAGCGTTGAAACTTTTGGGACTGCAAAGATTGATGAAATGCGCATTCAACGGCTGATTCTTGAATTTTTTGATCTCCGGCCCGGACGTATTATCCAAGAACTTCGTCTATTGCGACCCATATACAAAGCTACTGCTACATATGGTCATTTTGGTAGAGAGGAACCAGATTTTACTTGGGAGAAAACAGATAAAGCTGCAGTTCTTCGAGAGGCTGCAGGTTTGTTTTCAGATGTTGTTTAG
- the ahcY gene encoding adenosylhomocysteinase, producing MVMTQDFRIADSKLANWGRREIEIAETEMPGLMTLRREYERNQPLKGARIAGCIHMTIQTAVLIETLIKLGAEVRWSSCNIFSTQDHAAAAVVEKGISVFAWKGETEKEYWECIASTLEGPNGWRPNMLLDDGGDLTSYVLKKHPVLCQNIRGVSEETTTGVRRLYNLFNTGTLKFPAINVNDSVTKSKFDNLYGCRESLVDSIKRATDIMISGKCVVVCGYGNVGKGCAQSMRLYGAIVYITEIDPICALQASMEGYRVATMEEVAPIADIFITATGNIDVISYEHMVLMKNQAIVCNIGHFDKEIDIGSLKKHKWITIKPQVDQVVFSDGKRLTILAKGRLVNLGCATGHPSFIMSVSFTNQVLAQMELWQHSEKYPIGLSVLPKYLDEKTARLHLQQIGAKLTELTEKQSFYININRDGPFKPDYYRY from the coding sequence ATGGTAATGACTCAAGATTTTCGAATTGCTGATAGCAAACTGGCAAATTGGGGCCGGAGAGAAATCGAAATTGCTGAAACAGAAATGCCTGGATTGATGACGTTACGTCGAGAATACGAAAGAAACCAACCTTTAAAAGGTGCTCGTATTGCTGGTTGTATTCATATGACGATTCAAACAGCTGTTTTAATTGAAACTCTAATTAAGCTCGGTGCTGAAGTTAGATGGTCCTCATGCAATATTTTTTCAACTCAAGATCATGCAGCTGCGGCTGTTGTAGAAAAGGGTATTTCTGTTTTTGCTTGGAAAGGAGAGACCGAGAAAGAATATTGGGAGTGTATTGCCTCCACATTGGAGGGACCTAACGGATGGAGACCTAATATGTTGTTGGATGATGGTGGAGATTTGACATCTTATGTTTTGAAAAAACACCCCGTATTGTGTCAAAACATCCGAGGTGTATCTGAAGAAACAACTACAGGCGTTCGGAGGTTGTATAATCTGTTCAACACAGGAACATTAAAGTTTCCCGCAATCAACGTAAACGATTCGGTAACAAAATCAAAATTTGATAATCTCTATGGTTGTCGTGAATCACTTGTTGATTCTATCAAAAGAGCAACTGACATAATGATCTCGGGAAAATGTGTCGTTGTTTGCGGATATGGTAATGTAGGTAAAGGTTGTGCGCAATCCATGCGTTTGTACGGGGCTATTGTATACATTACCGAAATTGATCCTATTTGCGCTCTGCAAGCTTCTATGGAAGGATATCGAGTTGCAACTATGGAAGAAGTGGCTCCTATTGCTGATATCTTTATTACTGCAACTGGTAATATTGATGTTATTTCTTACGAACATATGGTATTGATGAAAAATCAGGCTATTGTTTGTAACATCGGTCATTTTGATAAAGAAATCGATATCGGTTCTTTAAAAAAGCACAAGTGGATCACCATTAAGCCTCAAGTTGATCAGGTTGTCTTCTCTGACGGAAAACGATTAACGATTTTAGCGAAAGGCCGTTTGGTTAATTTGGGCTGTGCTACAGGGCATCCTAGCTTTATTATGTCGGTTTCCTTTACCAATCAAGTATTGGCCCAAATGGAACTATGGCAACACTCGGAAAAATATCCGATCGGGTTATCTGTGTTGCCTAAATACTTGGATGAGAAAACGGCGCGTCTTCATTTGCAACAGATAGGAGCTAAATTGACTGAGTTAACAGAGAAACAATCCTTTTACATCAATATAAATCGCGACGGCCCGTTCAAACCAGACTACTACCGTTACTGA
- the trpS gene encoding tryptophan--tRNA ligase, which translates to MSEFQKPRLLSGDMPTGRLHLGHWVGSVENRVSLQDEYECYFLIANTHAFTTNVLTPELIHQNTLEIVLDYLAVGVNPEKSTIFIESEVPAIFELMVYFSMFISFPRLMRNPTIKDEIRDKKLRENHSVGFLLYPIMQVADILSVRAEVVPVGADQIPHIELARETAKRFNQLYRRMNAHIGDKDHHENRLFPIPKAKIGRVRRLVGIGKPGKNGQLLKMSKSLNNAIFLSDSTDEIRRKIMNMYTDPNRLRTTDPGTIENNPLWIFHDVFNPNKSWIEKAKRLYCEGKIGDVECKEYLVEILSEFLAPLQKRRTEYAADRTYLYKILHRGTERVNAIAEETLRLVKKTICQNYF; encoded by the coding sequence ATGTCTGAATTTCAGAAGCCCCGGTTGCTTAGCGGTGATATGCCTACAGGACGTTTGCATCTAGGACACTGGGTGGGTTCTGTCGAGAATCGAGTTTCGTTACAAGACGAGTACGAGTGCTATTTTTTAATCGCAAATACTCATGCGTTCACTACGAATGTCTTAACCCCTGAGTTGATTCATCAAAATACATTGGAGATTGTTCTCGATTACTTAGCAGTTGGTGTTAATCCTGAGAAAAGTACGATCTTTATCGAATCGGAAGTTCCAGCTATTTTTGAGCTAATGGTGTACTTCAGTATGTTCATTTCGTTTCCTCGATTGATGCGCAATCCAACTATTAAAGATGAAATACGGGATAAAAAATTAAGGGAAAACCATTCAGTAGGTTTCCTATTATACCCAATTATGCAAGTAGCTGATATTCTGTCAGTTCGCGCTGAGGTTGTTCCAGTAGGAGCAGATCAAATTCCTCACATTGAACTAGCTCGTGAGACAGCTAAACGCTTCAATCAATTGTATCGTAGAATGAATGCGCATATTGGTGATAAAGATCATCATGAAAATAGGTTATTTCCAATACCGAAAGCTAAGATTGGACGTGTACGACGGTTGGTGGGGATTGGAAAACCTGGAAAAAATGGTCAATTATTAAAAATGAGTAAATCATTGAATAATGCAATTTTCTTAAGCGACTCCACAGACGAGATTCGAAGAAAGATTATGAATATGTACACCGATCCAAATCGCTTGCGAACAACAGATCCAGGAACTATCGAAAATAACCCTTTATGGATTTTTCATGACGTTTTTAATCCTAATAAATCATGGATAGAAAAAGCGAAACGACTCTACTGTGAAGGGAAAATTGGAGATGTAGAATGCAAAGAATATTTAGTAGAAATATTATCGGAATTTTTAGCTCCACTCCAAAAACGCCGTACTGAATACGCAGCAGACCGTACCTATTTATACAAAATTTTGCATCGAGGGACAGAACGAGTCAATGCTATCGCAGAAGAGACACTGCGCCTTGTAAAAAAAACAATCTGCCAAAATTACTTTTGA
- a CDS encoding UvrD-helicase domain-containing protein — MESLNLRQEEAVTSSSPYICVLAGAGSGKTRVLTHRIVWLVRKRNISPYSILAITFTNKAAQEMRRRVEVMLGTSAVTTIWIGTFHNLAHRLLRTHWKEACVPKSFQILDSEDQCRLIRRIQKSLYLKEIQWSSKKIQWFINKRKEENQCNIQLNDSNDHFKNILSKVYKTYEEICCRSGLLDFPELLLRSLELLRNVSPIRRHYQKRFRYILVDEFQDTSTVQYAWLRTLMDNSTEMMIVGDDDQSIYSWRGATTENIQRFSQDFSDVQTVRLEQNYRSTQTILNAANAVIKNNANRFGKKLWTVSDIGERITVYAASNECEEAFYVISCIKSWIQREGRKYNDIAILYRSNIQSRSLENRLVDQKIPYRICSDLDFFERVEIKDTIAYLCLLDNRHSDTAFERVVNVPTRGVGNTALNALRSVAHNLGISLWGAAKYLIEKKSLNARTLSALQQFLNLIESLKAETRDFSLVEQIEKILNKSGLLAFYKKGVESLKELTNVVLQFSSSKTMKNEVVFSSPLSVFLAHIALRRDEEQVDPSSDCINLMTVHAAKGLEFPLVIINGLEENLFPHRISVDRKDKLEEERRLCYVGMTRAKEKLILTYAASRYMYGLEKFNQPSRFLDEIPLELINVTQSRTQYHISKSGFNNGRRIGRRNFCRDL; from the coding sequence TTGGAATCGTTAAACCTAAGACAAGAAGAAGCAGTTACCTCATCGTCTCCCTATATCTGTGTATTGGCTGGTGCGGGCAGTGGAAAAACTCGAGTATTGACCCATCGGATAGTGTGGCTTGTTCGAAAAAGAAATATATCTCCTTACAGTATTTTAGCAATAACTTTTACCAATAAAGCGGCACAAGAAATGCGTAGACGTGTTGAAGTTATGTTAGGTACCTCCGCTGTAACCACCATATGGATAGGAACTTTTCATAATTTGGCACATCGCTTACTCCGAACACATTGGAAAGAGGCTTGTGTACCGAAATCTTTTCAGATTCTCGATTCTGAAGATCAGTGTCGTTTAATTCGTCGAATTCAGAAAAGTTTATATTTAAAGGAAATACAATGGTCTTCTAAGAAGATTCAATGGTTTATTAATAAGCGAAAAGAGGAAAATCAATGTAACATTCAATTAAACGATTCAAACGATCATTTCAAAAATATCCTTTCTAAAGTCTACAAAACTTACGAAGAAATTTGCTGTCGAAGCGGATTGCTTGATTTTCCAGAACTATTACTGCGTTCGCTAGAATTGCTTCGCAATGTATCGCCGATTAGACGTCATTATCAGAAACGTTTTCGTTACATTTTAGTAGACGAATTCCAAGATACAAGTACTGTCCAGTACGCTTGGTTACGGACTTTGATGGACAATAGTACAGAAATGATGATAGTGGGAGACGACGATCAGTCCATCTATAGTTGGCGCGGAGCGACAACGGAAAATATTCAACGTTTTTCTCAAGATTTTTCCGATGTACAGACAGTTCGTTTGGAACAGAATTATCGATCAACGCAAACTATTCTTAATGCCGCTAATGCAGTTATTAAAAATAATGCGAACCGGTTTGGAAAGAAATTATGGACTGTAAGTGACATTGGTGAGCGTATTACTGTATATGCGGCCTCCAACGAATGTGAGGAAGCTTTTTATGTCATCTCGTGCATTAAATCTTGGATACAACGAGAAGGACGGAAATATAACGATATTGCAATCCTATATCGTTCAAATATTCAGTCTCGTTCATTAGAGAATCGATTGGTTGACCAAAAGATTCCTTACCGAATTTGTAGCGATTTGGATTTTTTCGAACGAGTAGAGATTAAGGATACAATTGCTTATCTGTGTTTGCTGGACAATCGTCATTCTGATACAGCTTTTGAGCGTGTTGTTAATGTTCCTACACGAGGCGTGGGTAATACTGCTTTGAATGCATTACGTTCTGTAGCCCATAATCTAGGTATCTCTCTATGGGGAGCTGCAAAGTATTTGATCGAAAAAAAAAGTTTAAACGCACGAACTCTTAGTGCTTTGCAACAATTTCTTAATCTGATCGAGTCACTTAAAGCGGAAACGAGAGACTTTTCGTTAGTTGAACAAATAGAAAAAATCCTAAATAAAAGTGGTTTACTTGCATTCTACAAAAAAGGTGTCGAAAGTTTAAAAGAACTAACCAATGTCGTTTTACAATTCTCTTCATCAAAAACAATGAAAAACGAAGTTGTTTTTTCATCACCTTTAAGCGTTTTTCTTGCTCATATCGCTCTAAGAAGAGACGAAGAGCAAGTGGATCCGAGTAGTGATTGTATAAATCTGATGACTGTACATGCTGCTAAGGGGCTAGAGTTTCCTCTAGTAATTATTAATGGACTGGAAGAAAATTTGTTTCCCCATCGTATATCTGTAGACAGAAAAGATAAATTGGAGGAAGAAAGGAGATTGTGTTATGTAGGAATGACTCGTGCTAAAGAAAAGTTAATTTTGACTTATGCTGCGTCTCGCTATATGTATGGATTGGAAAAATTTAATCAGCCTTCGCGGTTCTTGGATGAAATTCCTTTAGAATTAATTAATGTAACTCAATCTCGTACCCAGTATCATATCTCGAAAAGTGGATTCAATAACGGAAGAAGAATAGGTAGGAGAAATTTTTGTCGGGATTTATAA
- a CDS encoding acetyltransferase — MSGFIKRQRIRRLFNFLLGVLLVFLYTILSFALGTFALIFGFLSRVVLVKSWYRRLMKIALFFPVLWSVISGKFLELRNLRWKTIGECRLSSRQWYLLISNHQTWLDILVLGRVFGCKVPVIKFFMKRELLWKLPILGLSCWFLEYPFLYRYSHRKIRNQPKLRKYDVEAVKKACKKFEEFPTTVVNFVEGTRFKVVKKSPFSPYVHLLNPKAGGIAVVIKELNRKLSGILNVTIHYSHNVHQTTDSRTVTFWKYFCGEFSAITVYYELLPITTSLVGDYYTNRDFRRSFQQWLNSIWKRKDLLLDKLDRHPVSPYKSTE, encoded by the coding sequence TTGTCGGGATTTATAAAAAGACAGAGAATTAGACGTCTCTTTAATTTCTTATTGGGAGTTCTCCTCGTATTTCTGTATACAATTCTTTCTTTTGCTTTGGGAACATTTGCGCTTATTTTTGGTTTCCTATCTCGGGTCGTATTAGTGAAATCTTGGTATCGCAGATTGATGAAAATCGCTCTATTTTTTCCTGTTTTGTGGTCTGTCATTTCTGGAAAATTCCTGGAATTACGAAATCTTCGTTGGAAGACTATAGGCGAATGTCGTCTTTCTTCTCGTCAGTGGTATCTTTTAATTAGTAATCATCAAACTTGGCTTGATATTTTGGTTCTCGGTCGTGTATTTGGTTGTAAAGTCCCTGTGATCAAGTTTTTTATGAAGCGAGAATTATTATGGAAATTGCCCATACTTGGTTTGAGTTGTTGGTTTTTAGAATATCCTTTCTTATATCGTTATTCTCACCGAAAAATTCGGAATCAACCGAAATTGAGAAAGTATGATGTTGAAGCTGTAAAAAAAGCATGTAAGAAATTTGAAGAATTTCCTACAACGGTAGTAAATTTTGTGGAAGGCACCCGTTTTAAGGTAGTCAAAAAAAGCCCTTTTTCTCCTTATGTACATTTGTTAAATCCAAAAGCAGGAGGAATTGCTGTTGTTATAAAAGAACTAAATCGAAAATTGAGTGGAATTTTGAATGTAACCATTCACTACTCCCACAATGTGCATCAAACCACTGATTCTAGAACTGTTACTTTTTGGAAATATTTTTGTGGAGAGTTCTCTGCTATTACTGTATATTACGAGTTGCTACCTATAACCACTAGTCTTGTTGGAGATTACTATACAAACCGTGATTTTCGCCGTTCTTTTCAGCAGTGGCTGAATTCAATCTGGAAACGTAAGGATTTGTTATTGGATAAACTAGATCGGCACCCCGTGTCGCCGTATAAATCAACTGAATAA